The DNA sequence ATTGAAATTTTATACAAAGCAGCTGCTCCAATTGAGAGAGGCTCTAGGGTGCAAGGTCCGTGCCAGTGGGGAAGATGAAGGGAGAAGAGTCCAAGTGCTCTTTCTTAGAGAGAGGGAGTAAGGGTGAGTGTGGGCAGGGGAGGAATGGGTGATGGATCTGCTAGAGTTGGGGGTTTCCAAACCTGGCTTCTTGAATTGAGATTTCGTTTTAGGACAATTTGTGATGAGAGGAAATGCAGATTAATTTGTAAGAGGCTAGCAGAAAATAGGTAAGGGTTTAACATGAGTATGTTGTGCTTTTCTTTGGATCCCATAGAATAAAAAGCAAGAATAGCTCCTGGTTAAAGATTCACTTATGGGGTGCTTTCtttctgatttgcagaaagttgacATCCATCCCCAGATGTATATTTAGCTGCTGTATATTTCTGTGAGCCGTGCCAATGCTCTTGGTTATCTCTTTGCCGTTGCAATGGGTGAAGGAATTATATGGAAAGCATGCAAGGGTGGACAAATGGGTCTTTCTCAGTTGCAGCTTACTTCTGCCCAGATGAGGTCCAGAATAGATGTCTCTTCAGAGCCTTCTTTTCTGCTTCAGCTTTTCTAATTCTTTGTGCTCTTACCTTCTCTTAAGGCTGAACTTTGATGTAGGCCCATGTAGGTTACTCATTAACATTTACAACATCAAATCTAAATTTAACCTTCAACTTAGCAGCCAAATAGATGGGACCCTTAGGTTTGCATCCTCTTCGAATACATCAAAATGAATTTCAAGCTTTGATAGCAGCATGATAAAGGGCACCAGAGTGACTTTGCTCAGAAATATGCAAAGGCCTTTGCTAGGGATTGGGTAAGACTGCCTTTTGTGTCACAtgactttattctttctttccccttccccttctttaCAGACTCTTGAGTTCTTCTTGAATTGCCAGTTTTCAGCCTCCTCATGCCTCCGACTCCTTTAGACGACAGGGTAGTAGTGGCACTGTCTAGGCCTGTCCGACCTCAGGATCTCAACCTTTGTTTAGACTCTGGCTACCTTGGCTCTGCCACCCCAGGCAGTAGTAGCCACCCTCCTGTCATTGCCACCACCGTTGTGCCCCTCAAGGCTGCGAATCTGACGTATATGCCCTCACCCAGCGGCTCTGCCCGCTCCCTGAATTGTGGATGCAGCAGTGCCAGCTGCTGCACTGTGGCAACCTACGACAAGGACAATCAGGCCCAGACCCAAGCCATTGCCACTGGCACTGCCACCACTGCCATTGGAACCTCTACCACCTGCTCTGCTAACCAGATGGTCAACAACAATGAGAATACAGGCTCTTTAAGTCCATCAGGTGGGGTGGGCAGCCCTGTGTCAGGGACCCCCAAGCAGCTAGCCAGCATCAAAATCATCTACCCCAATGACTTGGCGAAGAAGATGACCAAATGCAGCAAAAGTCACCTGCCCAGCCAGGGCCCTGTCATCATTGACTGCAGGCCCTTCATGGAGTACAACAAGAGTCACATCCAAGGAGCTGTCCACATTAACTGTGCCGATAAGATCAGCCGACGGAGACTGCAGCAGGGCAAGATCACTGTCCTGGACTTGATTTCCTGTAGGGAAGGCAAGGACTCTTTCAAGAGGATCTTTTCCAAAGAAATTATAGTTTATGATGAGAATACCAATGAGCCGAGCCGAGTGATGCCCTCCCAGCCGCTTCACATAGTTCTCGAGTCCCTGAAGAGAGAAGGCAAAGAACCTCTGGTGTTGAAAGGTAATGCCCTTGCTTCTTTTTCAAGTGAGCTGGGCTCACTTTGGGATTTCTGTTAGAAGCAACACCCTTCTCCTTATCCTGGCTACAAAGGACCAAAATagtccttcttcttgttttttcttcatgtcttttcattattattttgttatcatAAGACAAATCCAGCAGCATTGAGTGGAGGGCAGATCTGGGTCCTAGCTTTGATTTGGCTTCTAATTTGCGTTGTCTAAGTCATTTCAACTGAGatggttttctcatttttccagaAAGGGACTTTGTGCCACCAGATCTTATCTTGAGTCATGATTGGAATGTTATTGTCTCTGAGACTTAACCAATGTTCATGGACTAGGGGAAGCATCAACTGTGGTGAACTTTGTGTAAGTCCATAGGTACCCATTCTTTGTGTGGGAAATTATTCCTCTTTCTCACCTCTCTGATCAGCTTGACTTTTATATGGTCTATAAAGTGACCTTCCAGAATGGCAAACATCTTTATTTTATGGCCTCATGGAAAGTGTAAAGTTCATTAAATGTAGCCATTCCTCTGCCAGAGTTCCAAAGGCACATCGTCATTTATGAAGCACTCTCTAACCCATTGTTCTTTCTGGCTTCACCTAACATTTTTGGAACTATGGCT is a window from the Castor canadensis chromosome 11, mCasCan1.hap1v2, whole genome shotgun sequence genome containing:
- the Dusp10 gene encoding dual specificity protein phosphatase 10, whose amino-acid sequence is MPPTPLDDRVVVALSRPVRPQDLNLCLDSGYLGSATPGSSSHPPVIATTVVPLKAANLTYMPSPSGSARSLNCGCSSASCCTVATYDKDNQAQTQAIATGTATTAIGTSTTCSANQMVNNNENTGSLSPSGGVGSPVSGTPKQLASIKIIYPNDLAKKMTKCSKSHLPSQGPVIIDCRPFMEYNKSHIQGAVHINCADKISRRRLQQGKITVLDLISCREGKDSFKRIFSKEIIVYDENTNEPSRVMPSQPLHIVLESLKREGKEPLVLKGGLSSFKQSHENLCDNSLQLQECREVGGSASAASSMLPQSVPTTPDIENAELTPILPFLFLGNEQDAQDLDTMQRLNIGYVINVTTHLPLYHYEKGLFNYKRLPATDSNKQNLRQYFEEAFEFIEEAHQCGKGLLIHCQAGVSRSATIVIAYLMKHTRMTMTDAYKFVKGKRPIISPNLNFMGQLLEFEEDLNNGVTPRILTPKLIGVETVV